Proteins encoded in a region of the Panicum hallii strain FIL2 chromosome 3, PHallii_v3.1, whole genome shotgun sequence genome:
- the LOC112884369 gene encoding transcriptional regulatory protein LGE1-like produces MPKEKDVYLAGNIGNYCTGQGKQDMRKQQMNNGQNGQLPPVEHYTEYSSSNSSYTTAAAYPHRPPPPYPPYPPRKPPAAYGYPQPQPGWDDGYPPPDLPPPPEPYGYPPQPGWGGYYGGGGYPPHPGGHWGGHGHGHGRHMGWIAAGAAAAGAGAYGVYNHLHNHHGHGRGYAGYGHGHGHHGKFKQGHQGKFKHYAHHDGKFNKRAGQGKFAAKPPVTALET; encoded by the exons ATGCCCAAGGAGAAGGATGTCTACTTGGCCGGGAACATCGGGAACTACTGCACTGGCCAGGGCAAGCAGGATATGCGCAAGCAGCAGATGAATAATGGCCAAAATGGTCAGCTTCCACCGGTGGAGCACTACACCGAGTACTCATCATCAAATTCATCGTACACCACCGCTGCAGCATACCCACACCGCCCTCCTCCACCATACCCACCGTACCCTCCTCGGAAGCCGCCGGCGGCGTACGGGTACCCTCAGCCTCAGCCGGGCTGGGACGACGGCTACCCTCCTCCTGATTTGCCCCCTCCACCGGAGCCGTACGGTTACCCTCCTCAGCCAGGTTGGGGTGGCtactacggcggcggcggctacccGCCACACCCAG GAGGTCACTGgggcggccacggccacggccacggaaGGCACATGGGGTGGATAGCAgccggagccgccgccgccggagctggcGCTTATGGAGTGTACAACCACCTCCACAACCACCACGGCCATGGTAGAGGCTATGCTGGGTACGGCCATGGCCATGGCCACCATGGCAAGTTCAAGCAGGGGCACCAGGGCAAGTTTAAGCACTACGCTCACCACGATGGCAAGTTTAACAAGCGTGCTGGGCAAGGCAAGTTCGCTGCCAAGCCCCCCGTCACAGCGCTGGAGACATGA
- the LOC112884368 gene encoding UPF0014 membrane protein STAR2, with amino-acid sequence MEHAGAFLEMVAKQVDPGAPGFWRDFLVGMLKPVAATAVVAMAVALSFSQRLGLEGEMLYAIARAFLQLSVIGFVLQFIFTQKNALWILLAYLFMVTVAGYTAGQRAKQVPRGKYIACVSILVGTAITMFLLVVLNVFPFTPRYIIPVAGMMVGNAMTVTGVTMKKLREDVKIQRNLVETALALGATPRQATLQQVKRSLVIALSPVIDNAKTVGLIALPGAMTGLIMGGASPLEAIQLQIVVMNMLMGASTVSSILSTYLCWPAFFTKAFQLEEKVFAD; translated from the exons ATGGAGCACGCGGGCGCGTTCCTGGAGATGGTGGCGAAGCAGGTGGACCCTGGCGCGCCGGGGTTCTGGCGAGACTTCCTGGTGGGCATGCTCAAGCCGGTGGCGGCCACGGCCGTGGTCGCTATGGCCGTCGCGCTCAGCTTCTCGCAGCGCCTGGGGCTCGAGGGGGAGATGCTCTACGCCATCGCGCGCGCCTTCCTCCAGCTCTCCGTCATCGGCTTCGTCCTCCAGTTCATCTTCACCCAGAAGAACGCGCTCTGGATCCTCCTCGCCTACCTCTTCATG GTGACGGTTGCGGGCTACACGGCGGGTCAGCGCGCCAAGCAGGTCCCCCGCGGGAAGTACATCGCCTGCGTCTCCATCCTGGTCGGCACCGCCATCACCATGTTCCTGCTCGTCGTGCTCAACGTCTTCCCCTTCACGCCCCGCTACATCATCCCCGTCGCCGGTATGATGGTCGGCAACGCCATGACCGTCACCGGCGTCACCATGAAGAAGCTCAGGGAGGACGTCAAGATCCAGAGGAATCTG GTGGAAACGGCACTTGCTCTGGGTGCGACGCCGCGTCAGGCGACACTGCAGCAGGTGAAGAGGTCGCTGGTGATCGCGCTGTCGCCGGTGATCGACAACGCCAAGACGGTGGGTCTGATCGCGCTGCCGGGCGCCATGACGGGGCTCATCatgggcggcgcgtcgccgctggaggccatccagctgcagaTCGTGGTGATGAACATGCTCATGGGCGCCTCCACCGTCAGCAGCATCCTCTCCACCTACCTCTGCTGGCCGGCCTTCTTCACCAAGGCCTTCCAGCTCGAAGAGAAGGTCTTTGCCGACTAG
- the LOC112887869 gene encoding putative WUSCHEL-related homeobox 2, whose amino-acid sequence MPSQQDQPQQPVVAGSTRWCPTPEQLMILEEMYRGGLRTPSASQIQQITAHLACYGRIEGKNVFYWFQNHKARDRQKLRRRLCMSHHLLSCAQYYAAAHHGHGHGFLAAPPAAPYGCSVFDQAAASQLLSPTSPTPAAAAAAAAAAAAYGYYYPATAAFAAAPASRCAGAATPPSPTQLFHYQAGGGGIAPVEALGRPEYSLGKLDNFGVALDDVVMSSAAAVDMGPPGFEVAPPPAAFCRPLKTLDLFPGGLKEEQHDVA is encoded by the exons ATGCCGTCGCAGCAGGACCAGCCGCAGCAGCCGGTGGTGGCGGGGTCGACGCGGTGGTGCCCGACGCCGGAGCAGCTCATGATCCTGGAGGAGATGTACCGGGGCGGCCTGCGCACGCCCAGCGCGTCGCAGATCCAGCAGATAACGGCGCACCTCGCCTGCTACGGCCGCATCGAGGGCAAGAACGTCTTCTACTGGTTCCAGAACCACAAGGCCCGGGACCGCCAGAAGCTCCGCCGCAGGCTCTGCATgagccaccacctcctctccTGCGCGCAGTACTACGCGGCGGCGcaccacggccacggccacggcttcctcgccgcgccgccggccgcgccctaCGGCTGCAGCGTCTTCGACCAGGCCGCCGCCAGCCAGCTGCTCTCCCCGACGTCGCCCACCCCAGCCGCtgccgctgcggcggcggcggcggctgcggcctaCGGTTATTACTACCCCGCCACGGCGGCCTTCGCTGCTGCTCCAGCGAGCAGGTGCGCCGGCGCGGCCACTCCCCCGTCGCCCACCCAACTGTTCCACTATCAG GCCGGAGGCGGAGGGATCGCGCCGGTGGAGGCGCTCGGCCGGCCGGAGTACTCGCTGGGGAAGCTGGACAACTTCGGCGTGGCGCTTGACGATGTGGTGatgagctccgccgccgccgtcgacatGGGGCCGCCGGGGTTCGaggtggcgccgccgccggcggccttcTGCCGCCCGCTCAAGACGCTGGACCTCTTCCCCGGCGGGCTCAAGGAAGAGCAGCACGACGTGGCCTGA
- the LOC112886766 gene encoding protein SENSITIVITY TO RED LIGHT REDUCED 1: MYLSPKPPTNPSRQIWTVELSYQTVSIPRLRLRPSQFSVSIQSMSAAAAAVAPAVAVATPTAGGDWTVVRRRGRRRGEAPPTACQPDAPPPLPVTPIPWVPSDPSLDPARVSRLVARAHAAISRVADSRLYRRLLLPDSPLRRRLALLAPARLSLLGVGSFESSPAARLQLALAALLRRDFLPDAASADLFDPVLSAVECAAAAELGFSVPSLDDGCRRRVEEPTLFYMPHCEASLYDALLAANWESPAQLRRVCVLGNSFRRYALQTEDNRSAPAAKAAHVLAASRFAWGERVGETGDLDDEDWFARAFNETSWHFFEVDDDVDLAACIAGGRR; the protein is encoded by the coding sequence ATGTACCTCTCCCCTAAACCACCAACTAATCCTTCGCGCCAAATCTGGACCGTTGAGCTTTCGTATCAGACGGTCTCCATACCCCGTCTCCGCCTCAGACCATCCCAATTCTCCGTCTCGATCCAATCcatgtccgccgccgccgccgccgtcgcccccgccgtcgccgtcgctaCCCCCACTGCCGGCGGCGACTGGACCGTCGTccgccgccgaggccgccgACGAGGCGAGGCCCCACCCACCGCTTGCCAGCCCGACGCTCCTCCGCCTCTCCCCGTGACCCCAATTCCCTGGGTCCCCTCCGACCCCTCCCTCGACCCCGCGCGCGTCTCCCGTCTCGTCGCACGCGCCCACGCCGCCATCTCCCGCGTCGCCGACTCCCGCCTgtaccgccgcctcctcctcccggatTCCCCGCTCCGGCGCCGCCTCGCCCTCCTCGCCCCCGCCCGCCTCTCCCTCCTCGGGGTCGGCAGCTTCGAGTCCtcccccgccgcgcgcctccagcTCGCGCTCGCCGCACTCCTCCGCAGGGACTTCCTCCCTGACGCCGCCTCCGCGGACCTCTTCGATCCCGTCCTCTCCGCCGTCGAgtgcgcggccgccgccgagctcgggTTCTCCGTCCCGAGCCTCGATGACGGGTGCCGACGCCGCGTGGAGGAGCCCACGCTCTTCTACATGCCCCACTGCGAGGCGTCGCTCTACGACGCGCTCCTCGCCGCCAACTGGGAGTCACCCGCTCAGCTCCGCCGCGTCTGCGTGCTCGGCAACAGCTTCCGGCGGTACGCACTGCAGACCGAGGACAACCGCTCGGCCCCCGCCGCCAAGGCAGCGCATGTCCTCGCGGCCAGCCGGTTCGCGTGGGGGGAGCGGGTCGGCGAGACTGGGGATTTGGATGACGAGGATTGGTTCGCCCGCGCGTTCAACGAGACGAGCTGGCATTTTTTCGAGGTGGACGACGACGTCGACTTGGCCGCCTGCATTGCTGGTGGAAGGAGATAA